AATTAGTTCCATATCAAATTCAGCAAAAAATAAACGGCATGCCGATTTTTGTCGTCATGCCGTTCAGTCATTCTTCAGTTCCGGCGCGAAAACACCGTTAACGGGTCTGAGGAGTCTCGCGGACCTTGCGAGGGCGGCCGCGAGGCAACGGTGAGACGCGCCGGTTAGCGGCACGCCCTGCCCACTCCCTGTAGGAGTCGCTGCCGAGCACCCAGCCCTTGAGCGTCGCCTGAAGCAGCCGGTTGGCTTCGCGTTCGTCGAGCGGCTGCTCGCACAGCTCCGTATAGGCGCGCTGTCGTTCGAAGGGCGTATTACCGAGCTTCCAGTACAACGGGTGGTCGGTGATGAGGCTGTCGAGCGTCAAGCCAATGTGATGGCGGTAGCTGGACCATTTGTAGTCTTGCGGGAGGGCCGCGAGGTCGGCATGCACCGGCGCCATCTCGACCACCCGGCTCGCGAGCAGGAAGTAAGTTTCACCTTCGATCACCGTTGCCCGGTAGCGGCCCTCCCACAAGGTGCCGCGGCGGGCATAACGGCGATTGAAATGCGCGACGTAGCGCCGGCCGACCGCCTGCATGGCTTTCGGGAGGCTGGCTTCGTCGCGGGGAGTGACAAGCAGATGCACCGCGCCTGGCATCAGCGCATAAGCGTGGATGGCGAGATGGTGGTCGCGGGAGGCCGTGCGCAGGCATTCGATGAAAAGCTCGTAGTCCGGAGCTTCGACGAAAGCCGGCTGCTGGTCGAGACCGCGCAAGATGACATGCTGCGGCTGTTCGGGAACGTAGAGTCGTGCTAGCCGTGCCATGCTGGATTTTCCGTTGGTCGAGCGTTGGTCGGGTATTCCGGCGGTCCGTCAAAGCCACATTCTGGGCCACCTTGAAATTTTTCGTTCAAGTCGTGCGGGGGATGCATCAACCCACGCATCAACCCATGCGTCAGCCGGGAAAATCAGGAGTCTGGCATCGCGCTAACGCAATTGGAGCCAGCATTCTTCTTAGGGAAAACGCTCTGAGGCGAAGCATGGTTTGTTTCAAATGTTCTGTTCATAATTAGCGTGCTTTTTCGGAGGAGCACTCAATGAAAATAAAACGGGTTGTTACGGGGGTCGCCGCATTTGCGTGCGTGTCTGGCGCAGCACATGCACAGTCGGCGAACACTTTTTACCTCACCACCGGCTGGTTCCACTTTGCACCTATCTCCAGTAGCGGCCCGCTGAAGGAAACGAGCGTAGGCGGATCGCCAGTCGGCATTGAAGTACCTAACACTGGCGCGAGCCTCTCTAGCGCCGACACTGCAGGCTTCACCGCTGGCTACTTTGTCACCGACCATATTGCTGGCGAATTCGTTCTCGGCATTCCGCCCACGTTCAACCTGGAAGGCCAAAAATCCTACTCGCAATATGGCACGCTGGGTTCGGCCAAGCAGTGGAGTCCCACGTTGCTCCTGAAGTACTACTTCATGCAACCGCAGTCGAAGATTCGCCCGTACGTGGGCATTGGCGTAACGCGCGTGTGGTTCACCGACGCAAAGATCACGAATAGCTCCTTCGAAACCAACGTACTGCATGGTCCGACCGACGTATCGACGGATAGTTCGTGGGCGCCCGTGTTTAATGCAGGCCTTACATACGCCTTCAACGACCACTGGTTCGCAGGTTTCTCCATCTCCTTCGTGCCCCTCCACGCCACGGCAAAGTTGACGACGCAGGCGCAGACGCCAGTTGGCCAGCTCACCGTCAACACCGAAGCAAAATTGAAGCTGAATCCGATCGTGACGTACCTGAACGTCGGGTATCGGTTTTAAAAGCGGTTCTAAATGCGGCTCTAAAAGGCTGCACCCAACCTGTTTTTCACGCTGTTCCGTCAAAGCAAGCCAAGAACAACGCCATTGCGAGGAATTCTCGCGATGGCGTTTGTCTTTCAGCGCTTGTAAATATGACTTGCATCGAGCACTTTTCCGGGCCAATCCGGGCAGTTTCTACTTTTTCTGATTTTCTGCTTTTCGCTGGAAGCCTTGCGTGACATAGCGCGAGCGTGCAATGTTGAACGCCGCCGCTTAATCGGCATCCAAATTGCTCACCTTGTGTTTTTCCGCAACTTTGCGGCCCATTCACGATTCATCCATCCTTGGAGCGATCCTATGAACGCATTCCCCAATACGCGAGATGCCATCGGAGATTCATGGAACTCCACCAGCCGCCGCGCACGCCGTATTTCGCGTCACAGCCGCGACGCGGCGCAGGACATTGGCGGCGAGTTGCGCACGCTGATTTCGGAGATTGAAGAAACGTTGTCGGAAGGGACGTCAGCGGACGTCGCCGCGCTGCGGTCGCAGTTGAGCAAGAGCGTGGATTCAGCACGCGCGCGTTTGAATAATACGCACGACGCGGTACGCGCTCGCGCGAATTCGGCCTTGGCCGATGCGGACACCTATATTCACGATAAACCGTGGCAAACCATTGCCCTGGTGGGCGGTCTGGCGTTGGTCGCAGGCGTGTTGCTGGCCCGCGCGCGATAAGCCTTTTGCTTGGGTTTTGCTGGTATCGATGAGAAAAACGCGCGCGGGAATCACTTCCGGCGCGCGTTTTTTACATGCTCGCTCGTTTCAGCTCAGTCCAGAAAATTCGCGCCGATCATGTCGATACGGTCCGTGCAGATCGCGTCCACGCCCCATTTCGCGAGCTCGCGCGCTCGCTCTGGGTCGTTCACGGTGTAGGCCAGGATCCGCAAGCCGGAATCCTTTATCTGCGCGACCAGACGCTCGTCCAGCGTCTTGTGGTCCGCATGCAGCGATACACACGCCAACGCGGCAGTTTGGGCGCGCCAGTCGCTGGGTATGGCTTCGTAGAGCATGCCGCGCGGCAAATCAGGCGCAGCGCCGGCGGCGGCTTCAAGCGCAGCGTAGGAAAACGACGACAACAGCGGCACCGGTTCTGCGCCCGTCCACAGCCGCGCAGCTTCTTGCGCCACCAGAACGCCCGTTTCGACATCGCGCCCTTCGCACGGCTTGATTTCGATATTCGCCGCCAATCCGTGCGCAAAACACCGTTCCGCCACTTGAGCGAGCGTCGGCATGCGCGCACCCGCGAAACTCGGATCGAACCAGCTTCCGGCATCGAGTTGCTCAAGCTCTTCGTAGCGAAGGTCTTTCGCCGGGCCACGCCCGTTCGACGTGCGGTCGACCAGATCGTCATGTAGCAAAAACACAACGTTGTCCGCCGATAACTTCGCATCGAACTCGATCATTTTCAGACCGAGCCGCGCGCCGGTATCAATGCCGTCGAGCGTGTTTTCCGGCGCGACTTTCCCGCCGCCACGATGCGCCACGATGCGCGGATAAGGCCAGTTCTTCATTTCTTTTATCCCTTAATTGACGCGCAAACCGGTCGCCGGATCGAAGATGTGAAGACGGTGAGCCGGCAGCGCCACTTCCAGCGCCTCGCCGCGCGCCGGACGATGTTCGTGCGGCAAACGCACCGCGACGTCGTGTTTGCCCCAACGGCCGTGTGCCAGATTATCGGCGCCGAGTAGTTCACAGGAATCGACCGTCAACGTGACATGCGCGCTCTGCTGCTCCGGCAGCATGTGTTCCGGCCGAATGCCCAGCACCCACTCGCGGCCCTTCAGATCCTGCTGCAGCGACTGCATGCCCACGAGCGGCAGGCGCGGCCCGTTACCCGCGACATCGAAGCTCAAACCGTCGTCCGAGACACGGCCTTCCAGCAGATTCATCGCTGGTGAGCCGATAAAACTCGCGACGAACACCGTCGCCGGACGTTCGTAGACTTCGGTCGGCGGCCCGATCTGCTCGGCACGGCCGCGATTCATCACGATCACGCGCTGCGCGAGCGTCATCGCCTCAATCTGGTCATGCGTGACGTACAGGCTCGTGGTCGCGAGACGCGCGTGCAGCCGCTGGATTTCCAGGCGCATTTGCACGCGCAACTTGGCGTCGAGGTTGGACAGCGGTTCGTCGAACAGAAACACGGCCGGTTCGCGCACGATCGCGCGTCCCATTGCCACGCGTTGCCGCTGGCCGCCGGACAACTCGCGCGGCTTGCGGGCGAGCAACGGTTCGAGTTCCAGGATCTTCGCGGCATTCTGCACGCGCCGGTCGATTTCCGATTTGCTGACGCCACCGATCTTCAGCGCGTACGCCATGTTCTGCGCGACGCTCATGTGCGGATACAGCGCGTAGTTTTGGAACACCATCGCGATGTCCCGGTCCTTCGGCTCCAGCGTGTTCACCACTTTCTCGCCGATGGAAATCGTCCCTTCGGACACGCTTTCCAGCCCCGCGACCATCCGCAGCAGAGTCGATTTCCCGCAGCCGGACGGCCCGACCATCACGACGAATTCTCCGTCCGTTACTTCCACGTCGATGCCGTGCAGAACGAACTGCTTGCTGTCGTAGGTTTTCTTGACGCCTTGAAGGCTCAGTGCAGCCATCGACCCGCCTTCATTTAAGGGCGCCCGCGACCGTCGCAAAATGCGCGACCGCGACACCCGGTTCATAGAATTTATGCAGCAACTCGCGCCACGTTTGATAGCCGGCGGAATTGCGGAAACCTTCCTGATGCGCCGCGACCGTTTCCCAACGCACGAGCAGCACGTACTGCGAACCGTTGTCCGCGTCAGCGCCACGTACCAGTTCGTGCGAGAGAAAACCCGGTTGCGTCGAGATGATCTTTTCGGCTTCAGCGAACGCCGCTTCGAACGCGGCCTCTTCGCCCGCCTTCACCGGCAATTGAGCAACTTCAAGGATCATTGAATGAGCCTCCGTTATTTTTCGGAATCGACGAGACCACGCACGAACCAGCGCTGCATCGTCAGTACCACCGCGAGCGGCGGCAACATTGCCAGCAGCGTCGCGGTCATGACGAGATGCCATTCGGTGGCGGTGTCGCCGGAAGCGATCATGCTCTTGATGCCAACCACCGCGGTTTGCAGAGACTGGTCGCTGGTGATCAGGATCGGCCACAAATACTGGTTCCAGCCGTAGATGAACGTGATCACGAACAGCGCCGCAATGTTCGTCTTCGACAGTGGCAGCACGACGTCCCACAAGAACCGCAATGCCCCGGCGCCGTCGATGCGCGCCGCCTCCATCAGTTCATCGGGCAGCGTCATGAAGAACTGGCGGAACAGGAACGTCGCCGTCGCCGATGCAATCAGCGGCAGCGTCAGCCCGGCGTACGTGTTGCTGAGATGCATCGATGAAACGACCTGGACCGTCGGGAAAATACGCACTTCCACCGGCAGCATCAGCGTGATGAAGATTAGCCAGAAGGCCAGGTTTTTAAACGGGAAGCGGAAGAACACAATGGCGTAGGCCGACAACATGGAGATAGTGATCTTGCCGATCGAAATCACGAGCGCCATGACCAGGCTGTTCAGCAACATGTGGCCGAACGGCGCCGCCGCGTTGCCGCTGCCGTGCGTCCAGATGTTCGCTATGTTCTCGAACAAGTGCGTGCTCGGAATCAGTGAAAGCGGCACGCTGAATACTTGCGCCTCGTTCATGGTGGCGGCGCAGAAAGCGATATACACAGGGAACACGACCAGCACCACGCCCACGATCAGCACCGCGTGGCAAAACAGGTCGAAACCGCGACGGTTCTCGATCATGAGTACTGCACCCGACGTTCAATAAAGCGGAACTGCACAACGGTCAGCGCCACCACGATCACCATCAGCACAACCGACTGCGCGCCGGAACTGCCGATATCGAGGCCTTGGAAACCCTCGGCGAAAATCTTGTAGATGAGCGTTTTTGTGGACTGCGCAGGACCGCCGCCGGTGGCTGCATCGATGACCGGGAAGGTATCGAAGAAGGCGTAGACCACGTTCACGGTCAGCAGGAAAAAACTGGTCGGCGAGAGCAACGGCAGCGCGATTCCGAAGAACCTCCGCACGGGTCCGGCGCCGTCAATGGCCGCCGCCTCGATCAGCGAACGCGGGATGGCCTGCAGGCCGGCGTAGAAAAACAGGAAGTTATAACTGACCTGCTTCCACACCGAGGCCAGCACGACCAAAAACATGGCTTGGGAGCCATTCAGCGCGTGGTTCCAGACAATGCCGTATTTCGCGAGCGCATAAGTCACCAAACCAATGCTCGGATTAAACAGGAACGACCAAAGCACAGCGGCAATAGCCGGCGCAACCGCGTACGGCCAGATCAAAAGTGTCTGATAAAGCTTCCTGCCTCTTGTCACCCGATCGGCGCACGCGGCCAGCAGCAGCGAGATCACCAGGCCCGACACAGTGACGAGCGTGCAGAAGATGATGGTCGTGTTGAACGACGCGAGGTAAAGCGGATCGGTAAAGATCTGCTTGAAATTCGCCAGTCCGACAAACTCGCTCGATGTGCCGAACGCGTCCTGGGTCTGCGTGGCCTGCCACAGCGCCTCGCCGGCCGGCCACAGAAAAAAGAGCGCGGTGATGGCGAGTTGCGGCGCGACCAGCAAATAAGGCAGCAGGCTCGTATTGAACCGCGATCGTTTTTCCATGGCGAGTTTAGCTTCCGGCCTTTTCGAAGCGGCGCAGCAGGTCATCGCCGCGCGACACCGCCGAATCAAGTGCGTCCTTCGGCGTTTTCTTCTGCGCCCAGACCTGCTCGAGTTCTTCGTCGATGATCGTACGGATCTGCGGCATGTTGCCCAGACGCAAGCCCTTGGTGAACGGCAGAGGCGGCTTGTTCAGCATCTGTTTGATGCCGGTGTCGGCGCCGGGATTCTTTTCATAGAAGCCCTGCTTTTGCGTCAGCTCGTACGCGGCTTTCGTGACCGGCAGATAACCCGTGTCCTGATGCCATTTAGCTGCAACAGCCGGCGAGCTCAGGTAAGCCAGGAACTTGGCGACACCCTTGTACGTTGCCGGATCTTTCCCGGACAGAACCCAAAGACTCGCGCCGCCAATGATCGCGTTTTGCGGTGCGCCCTTTACGCTCGCGTCGTACGGCATCATGCCCGTGCCGAAGTTGAACTTCGCATACTTCTTGATGTTGGCAAGCGAGCCCGACGAGTTGGTCAGGATGCCGCAATCGCCGCTATAGAACTTCGATACCGCCTCGTCCTTGCGGCCGACGTACGTGA
This window of the Caballeronia sp. SBC1 genome carries:
- a CDS encoding transposase, with translation MARLARLYVPEQPQHVILRGLDQQPAFVEAPDYELFIECLRTASRDHHLAIHAYALMPGAVHLLVTPRDEASLPKAMQAVGRRYVAHFNRRYARRGTLWEGRYRATVIEGETYFLLASRVVEMAPVHADLAALPQDYKWSSYRHHIGLTLDSLITDHPLYWKLGNTPFERQRAYTELCEQPLDEREANRLLQATLKGWVLGSDSYREWAGRAANRRVSPLPRGRPRKVRETPQTR
- a CDS encoding OmpW family protein; translation: MKIKRVVTGVAAFACVSGAAHAQSANTFYLTTGWFHFAPISSSGPLKETSVGGSPVGIEVPNTGASLSSADTAGFTAGYFVTDHIAGEFVLGIPPTFNLEGQKSYSQYGTLGSAKQWSPTLLLKYYFMQPQSKIRPYVGIGVTRVWFTDAKITNSSFETNVLHGPTDVSTDSSWAPVFNAGLTYAFNDHWFAGFSISFVPLHATAKLTTQAQTPVGQLTVNTEAKLKLNPIVTYLNVGYRF
- a CDS encoding YqjD family protein; translated protein: MNAFPNTRDAIGDSWNSTSRRARRISRHSRDAAQDIGGELRTLISEIEETLSEGTSADVAALRSQLSKSVDSARARLNNTHDAVRARANSALADADTYIHDKPWQTIALVGGLALVAGVLLARAR
- the ugpQ gene encoding glycerophosphodiester phosphodiesterase is translated as MKNWPYPRIVAHRGGGKVAPENTLDGIDTGARLGLKMIEFDAKLSADNVVFLLHDDLVDRTSNGRGPAKDLRYEELEQLDAGSWFDPSFAGARMPTLAQVAERCFAHGLAANIEIKPCEGRDVETGVLVAQEAARLWTGAEPVPLLSSFSYAALEAAAGAAPDLPRGMLYEAIPSDWRAQTAALACVSLHADHKTLDERLVAQIKDSGLRILAYTVNDPERARELAKWGVDAICTDRIDMIGANFLD
- a CDS encoding sn-glycerol-3-phosphate import ATP-binding protein UgpC, producing the protein MAALSLQGVKKTYDSKQFVLHGIDVEVTDGEFVVMVGPSGCGKSTLLRMVAGLESVSEGTISIGEKVVNTLEPKDRDIAMVFQNYALYPHMSVAQNMAYALKIGGVSKSEIDRRVQNAAKILELEPLLARKPRELSGGQRQRVAMGRAIVREPAVFLFDEPLSNLDAKLRVQMRLEIQRLHARLATTSLYVTHDQIEAMTLAQRVIVMNRGRAEQIGPPTEVYERPATVFVASFIGSPAMNLLEGRVSDDGLSFDVAGNGPRLPLVGMQSLQQDLKGREWVLGIRPEHMLPEQQSAHVTLTVDSCELLGADNLAHGRWGKHDVAVRLPHEHRPARGEALEVALPAHRLHIFDPATGLRVN
- a CDS encoding antibiotic biosynthesis monooxygenase: MILEVAQLPVKAGEEAAFEAAFAEAEKIISTQPGFLSHELVRGADADNGSQYVLLVRWETVAAHQEGFRNSAGYQTWRELLHKFYEPGVAVAHFATVAGALK
- the ugpE gene encoding sn-glycerol-3-phosphate ABC transporter permease UgpE, whose translation is MIENRRGFDLFCHAVLIVGVVLVVFPVYIAFCAATMNEAQVFSVPLSLIPSTHLFENIANIWTHGSGNAAAPFGHMLLNSLVMALVISIGKITISMLSAYAIVFFRFPFKNLAFWLIFITLMLPVEVRIFPTVQVVSSMHLSNTYAGLTLPLIASATATFLFRQFFMTLPDELMEAARIDGAGALRFLWDVVLPLSKTNIAALFVITFIYGWNQYLWPILITSDQSLQTAVVGIKSMIASGDTATEWHLVMTATLLAMLPPLAVVLTMQRWFVRGLVDSEK
- the ugpA gene encoding sn-glycerol-3-phosphate ABC transporter permease UgpA, with the translated sequence MEKRSRFNTSLLPYLLVAPQLAITALFFLWPAGEALWQATQTQDAFGTSSEFVGLANFKQIFTDPLYLASFNTTIIFCTLVTVSGLVISLLLAACADRVTRGRKLYQTLLIWPYAVAPAIAAVLWSFLFNPSIGLVTYALAKYGIVWNHALNGSQAMFLVVLASVWKQVSYNFLFFYAGLQAIPRSLIEAAAIDGAGPVRRFFGIALPLLSPTSFFLLTVNVVYAFFDTFPVIDAATGGGPAQSTKTLIYKIFAEGFQGLDIGSSGAQSVVLMVIVVALTVVQFRFIERRVQYS